In Solirubrobacterales bacterium, the DNA window CCAGACCCCGGTAGAGCGCCTGCTGGATCTGTTCACGGACCTGCTCGGTCAGATCAAAGACCAGGGACCGGTCTTCGCTCGATCCGGGCCCGTAGCCGGAGAGGTCGAGCGGTTCCAGAAACTCGATCCGCCAGCGGGAAGGCAGCGGCAGCAGACCGAGCGGGCCGAGCAGCGGGAAGGTCGGGGTGACCGGCACGTAGGGGGCTCCGGTCAGGCGGGCGAGCAGATCGGACTCGCCGAGCTTGGGGTAGATCTCCTCGGCGCCGACCACCGCCACCGGAACGATCGGCGAGCCGGTCTCGAGCGCGATCTCGATGAATCCGCCACGGCCGAACCGCTGGAGCCGGTACCGCTCAGAGAACGGCTTCCCGAACCCCTTCTGCCCCTCGGGGAAGACCGCCACTGGATACTCCTGTTCGAGCAGCCGGGTCATGTTGGCCGGGTTGCCCGGCACCCCACCGAGCCGCCGCATGACGAAACTCGCGAAAGGCAGCTCGAAGGCCCAGTTCAGGACCATCGCCTTGATCCAGCGCGGCAACGGATGCTCCTTCTGGATCGCGGTGGCGATCATGATCGCGTCAAACGGCAGGATCGCCCCGGAGTGGTTGGCCACCAGCAGGGCACGTCCGTGGCCGGGCACGTTTCCGACCCCGCTCACCTGGACCCGCCACCAGGTCCGGTAGAGGAACTCGAACAGGGGAAACACCGCCTCGGTGAACTCCTCGTCGAATCCCCACTCGTCCTCGTGGTACTCGCCGCTGGCCCGGCGCACGATCAGCTCGGTCAGATCGCGGGTCAGGCCGGCCCACTCCTCGACCGATCCGACCAGGTCGGCCGGGATCGACTCCGCGGCAGACGGACGGCTGCGGGTTCCGGTGGCCGGGCTCACTTGCTCACCCTGACCGGCGAACCGGGATGCGGGCTGCCGAACATCGAACGCACCCGGCTGGTGCGACCGGCGTAGTCACGAACCGCACCCTCGGTGTCGAATGCCGGCTCATACCCGATCTCCTCGCGAAGCCGGCGGTTGTCGCAGCCCCGTCCGTAGCGGAGCAGCAGCTCGGCGTCGCGGTACATGTCTGCGGCGGCGAGCTGACGCCCGAGCCGTTTGACCAGCGGACCGGCAATCAGCGGCGGCAGGCCGACCGAAGGCCGGCCGGCCAGGCGCAGCAGGCGGCTCAGCGAGATCGCCCCGTCCGGAGCGACGTTGACCGCCCCGCGAACGGGACCGGCAACGGCGGCCGAGAGGGCACCCTCGGCGTCGACCGGATGGAGCAGCTGCAAACGGGGATCGAATCCGAGCTGCA includes these proteins:
- a CDS encoding acyltransferase family protein, which produces MSPATGTRSRPSAAESIPADLVGSVEEWAGLTRDLTELIVRRASGEYHEDEWGFDEEFTEAVFPLFEFLYRTWWRVQVSGVGNVPGHGRALLVANHSGAILPFDAIMIATAIQKEHPLPRWIKAMVLNWAFELPFASFVMRRLGGVPGNPANMTRLLEQEYPVAVFPEGQKGFGKPFSERYRLQRFGRGGFIEIALETGSPIVPVAVVGAEEIYPKLGESDLLARLTGAPYVPVTPTFPLLGPLGLLPLPSRWRIEFLEPLDLSGYGPGSSEDRSLVFDLTEQVREQIQQALYRGLVERGPAFL